From one Planctomycetota bacterium genomic stretch:
- a CDS encoding tetratricopeptide repeat protein: protein MAGTTDRNIQASRVVGHDNVVVQIHGDGNTVVPGVPSLHLTTYQAGRSAPPATELQLLEAYRRTIDLVGRDSVMADLKQWLHDDCPIAIRTISGRAGSGKTRLALDLIASLPAGEEQDAWHAGFVKGREMQRFVHQQSLSTWGWQRPTLVVVDYAAAALDPLRTWVTDLADHPRRDLPPLRLILIEREAETDGGWLQTLRSFSSSDTPAADLFRPLEPLQLERLEGTAAQRSILEQTATAAADLLRVTAPVLPPPDDATFTERLARPGWSEPLPLMMAALLATARQLPLLDTLAMSRPDLALELAKRELARVARYADDGPLGSTASFLGHMAACSTLAGGLSRQEAVAVVERECDALRRTHPNGPAALADQAALALPRPDGGTAPVLPDLIGEALVLHVLASRNAQADGSATVLRVLEGHEEAVVAAIIRIAQNFIGIEEASKHGVAPETALRWLAGLVEHADAGNIGLLFSIQQLLDQHAKQTLSLRDAAASVNERLVTRLRPWQAQAKDEGSTRSLSVAVNNLAIRLSALGRREEALAAADETVELDRLLVRSDPDAFTPDLASSLNNLANRLSDVGRREEALKAAEEAVGLYRTLAAARPDAFTPDLALSLNNLANLLSDVGRREEALEAAEESVGLYRTLAAARPDAFTPDLASSLNNLANRLSDVGRREEALKAAEESVGLRRTLAAARPDAFTPNLASSLGAKSQVLVALERPGEAAADLHEGMQCLLPLARRNTAAFASLLAALCRDYVEAAEAAGTEPDVALLTEAAKLLGYEGDD, encoded by the coding sequence GTGGCGGGGACCACCGATCGAAACATTCAGGCAAGCCGCGTGGTCGGGCACGACAACGTCGTCGTCCAGATCCACGGCGACGGCAACACGGTCGTTCCGGGCGTCCCGAGCCTGCACCTGACAACGTACCAAGCAGGCAGATCGGCTCCGCCCGCGACCGAGTTGCAACTGCTCGAGGCGTACCGACGGACGATTGATCTGGTCGGACGTGACAGCGTCATGGCCGATCTGAAGCAGTGGCTGCACGACGACTGCCCGATCGCCATTCGGACCATCAGCGGCCGAGCCGGCTCGGGCAAGACGCGTCTGGCCCTCGACCTCATCGCGTCGCTGCCGGCGGGCGAAGAGCAAGACGCTTGGCACGCCGGTTTCGTCAAAGGCCGGGAGATGCAGCGATTCGTCCACCAGCAGAGCCTATCGACGTGGGGCTGGCAACGACCCACACTCGTCGTCGTCGACTACGCGGCTGCGGCACTCGATCCGCTGCGGACGTGGGTCACCGACCTCGCCGATCATCCGAGACGGGACCTCCCGCCGCTCCGCTTGATCCTGATCGAGCGTGAGGCAGAGACCGACGGCGGTTGGCTCCAGACGCTCCGTTCGTTTTCGTCATCAGACACGCCCGCAGCCGACCTGTTCCGCCCCCTTGAGCCGCTGCAACTCGAACGGCTCGAAGGCACGGCTGCCCAGCGGTCCATCCTGGAACAGACCGCCACCGCCGCGGCCGACTTGCTCCGAGTCACCGCCCCGGTTCTGCCACCGCCGGACGACGCGACCTTTACCGAGCGCCTGGCCCGCCCCGGCTGGTCCGAGCCGCTGCCGCTGATGATGGCCGCGTTGCTCGCGACCGCCAGGCAGCTTCCGCTTCTCGACACGCTGGCGATGAGTCGGCCTGACTTGGCGCTCGAACTCGCTAAGCGCGAGCTCGCCCGAGTCGCCCGTTACGCCGACGATGGCCCTCTCGGCTCCACTGCCTCTTTTCTCGGCCACATGGCGGCGTGCTCCACGCTCGCAGGAGGCCTTTCACGTCAAGAAGCCGTCGCCGTCGTTGAGCGGGAGTGCGATGCCCTGCGACGAACGCACCCGAATGGGCCTGCAGCCCTCGCCGACCAAGCCGCCCTGGCCCTGCCGCGCCCCGACGGCGGCACCGCCCCGGTCCTGCCTGACCTAATCGGCGAAGCCCTCGTTCTCCATGTTCTCGCGTCACGCAACGCTCAGGCGGATGGCTCCGCCACAGTCCTCCGCGTCCTCGAAGGCCACGAGGAGGCCGTCGTCGCGGCCATCATCCGCATCGCCCAGAATTTCATCGGCATCGAAGAGGCGTCCAAGCACGGCGTCGCCCCCGAAACGGCCCTTCGATGGCTGGCGGGCCTGGTCGAGCACGCGGACGCCGGCAACATCGGCCTCCTCTTCTCAATTCAACAACTGCTCGACCAGCACGCCAAACAGACCCTCAGCCTCCGCGACGCGGCGGCAAGTGTGAACGAGCGACTGGTTACCCGGCTAAGACCATGGCAAGCTCAAGCAAAGGACGAAGGGTCCACGCGATCCTTGTCGGTCGCTGTCAACAATCTCGCCATCCGCCTGTCCGCGCTCGGCCGGCGCGAAGAAGCCCTTGCCGCGGCGGATGAGACGGTTGAACTTGATCGCCTGCTGGTGCGTTCCGATCCTGACGCCTTCACGCCGGACCTGGCGTCGTCGCTCAACAACCTCGCTAATCGCCTGTCCGACGTGGGCCGTCGGGAGGAGGCGTTGAAGGCTGCCGAGGAGGCCGTCGGTCTCTACCGGACGCTGGCGGCAGCGCGGCCCGACGCCTTCACGCCGGACTTGGCGTTGTCGCTCAACAACCTCGCTAACCTCCTGTCCGACGTGGGCCGTCGGGAGGAGGCGTTGGAGGCTGCCGAGGAGTCGGTCGGTCTCTACCGGACGCTGGCGGCAGCGCGGCCCGACGCCTTCACGCCGGACCTGGCGTCGTCGCTCAACAACCTCGCTAATCGCCTGTCCGACGTGGGCCGTCGGGAGGAGGCGTTGAAGGCTGCCGAAGAGTCGGTCGGTCTCCGCCGGACGCTGGCGGCAGCGCGGCCCGACGCCTTCACGCCAAACCTCGCGTCGTCGCTCGGGGCGAAGTCCCAGGTACTCGTCGCACTGGAGCGACCCGGAGAAGCCGCGGCCGACTTGCACGAGGGAATGCAATGCCTCCTCCCGCTTGCCCGCAGGAACACTGCGGCGTTCGCGTCGCTGCTCGCTGCACTGTGTCGGGACTACGTGGAAGCCGCCGAAGCGGCCGGCACCGAACCGGATGTTGCCCTGTTGACCGAGGCG
- a CDS encoding PEP-CTERM sorting domain-containing protein, producing the protein MPLLASGQVLIPGDPSIPPGQPGHDDTRENYIFEIDSETGIATPISPVTTGLPAGLGATQSTLYGWQSNTLQVVDPFAGTTTPAGPSTPFSATAFDVSAGGVGFGMTIGDDQLFSVDLATGNASAVGSAGLVNDALELAGEVDPDAFIISLGSVGDLLYGIDLSTDSLIEIDPADGSADVIGALGSVDLVGNGIFSGYAGLTGVDENADGEFDALFGVVNFINPAGPEGTVRLGGIARFDLTDASWDLVGLNEQVIFFGLASAPIPEPTSMALLGLASAALLRRRRV; encoded by the coding sequence GTGCCGCTGCTTGCCAGTGGGCAGGTGCTCATTCCCGGCGATCCGAGCATTCCGCCCGGCCAGCCGGGGCACGACGACACGCGCGAGAACTACATCTTCGAAATCGACTCGGAGACCGGCATCGCTACGCCGATCAGCCCCGTCACGACCGGACTGCCCGCGGGTCTCGGTGCGACGCAGAGCACGCTCTACGGCTGGCAGAGCAACACGCTTCAGGTCGTCGATCCGTTTGCCGGCACCACCACGCCGGCCGGCCCGTCGACGCCGTTCAGTGCGACGGCGTTCGACGTCTCTGCTGGCGGCGTCGGCTTTGGCATGACGATCGGCGACGACCAGCTCTTCAGCGTCGACCTCGCGACCGGCAATGCGTCGGCCGTCGGTTCGGCTGGCCTGGTCAACGACGCCCTGGAGCTCGCTGGCGAGGTCGATCCGGACGCGTTCATCATCTCGCTCGGCAGTGTCGGCGACTTGCTCTACGGCATCGATCTCTCGACCGACTCGCTGATCGAGATCGACCCGGCCGACGGCTCGGCCGACGTGATCGGTGCGCTCGGCAGCGTCGACCTGGTCGGCAACGGCATCTTCAGCGGTTACGCCGGGCTGACGGGTGTCGATGAAAACGCCGACGGCGAGTTCGACGCGTTGTTCGGCGTCGTGAACTTCATCAACCCGGCTGGTCCGGAGGGCACGGTCCGCCTCGGCGGCATCGCCCGCTTCGACCTGACCGACGCCTCGTGGGACCTCGTCGGCCTGAACGAGCAGGTCATCTTCTTCGGTCTGGCCTCCGCCCCGATTCCGGAGCCCACGTCGATGGCACTACTCGGACTGGCCAGTGCGGCATTGCTTCGCCGACGACGCGTTTAG
- a CDS encoding MerC domain-containing protein: MTQFGLSIFQRTSWTDLLGAGASMLCAAHCLATPFVLLALPTWGATYTHPAMHWLLTGIAVPLGLWAMFRGYLRHRRFFVPPLMLAGLVLVVVATAQPALASPAEEPVISEATPTTQPAVTSSCAACCPAPVVVVDENDEVTIEEPAGRPWPFYAMVGGGLLLVFGHGFNLVPCRAPCCAHRRAGGDV, encoded by the coding sequence ATGACTCAATTCGGCTTGTCCATCTTTCAGCGAACCTCGTGGACCGACCTGCTTGGCGCAGGAGCGTCGATGCTGTGTGCCGCGCACTGCCTTGCGACGCCGTTCGTGCTGCTCGCGCTGCCCACATGGGGCGCGACGTACACGCACCCGGCGATGCACTGGCTGCTGACTGGCATTGCGGTGCCGCTGGGGCTGTGGGCGATGTTCCGTGGCTACTTGAGGCACCGTCGGTTCTTCGTGCCGCCGTTGATGCTGGCAGGACTCGTACTGGTCGTCGTCGCAACGGCCCAGCCGGCGCTGGCTAGCCCGGCAGAGGAGCCTGTCATCTCTGAGGCCACCCCGACCACGCAGCCTGCTGTGACGAGCAGCTGTGCGGCGTGCTGTCCGGCTCCGGTCGTCGTCGTGGACGAAAACGACGAGGTGACCATCGAAGAGCCCGCGGGCAGGCCTTGGCCGTTTTACGCGATGGTGGGTGGCGGGCTGCTGCTGGTCTTCGGTCACGGCTTCAACCTGGTGCCGTGTCGTGCACCGTGCTGTGCTCATCGCCGTGCCGGAGGTGATGTGTGA
- a CDS encoding DUF58 domain-containing protein → MSDSAKRLIPLPPPKWRLPIALIAAAVVALVCGIFVHANGYVWLAATLVVLVVGAVWPWVALKTASATVTFAAERGREGDTADARLHVRSRLPWKSIGFRLDGEADLAREVSVGTNDVRWTPSRFGPVGDRLTLTCDRPFGLWTARRSVDVPRSMLVWPRTHKVGQVPDCAGPSDGTHGGRRVGIGGEFCGVRDFRAGDRLRLVHWAQTARQDRLMVRETLADATPKVRVGLLLGQDSHVDSAAFDRAVRDAASKVEGWTRAGSVVELVLAERRIACPPNAVPRMALDVLAALRYDDLPQVAERVSVDVLASATSRDREGAESAEPTSVDARDIAFRDSPSSRSRLVAESTLGSRGAHAA, encoded by the coding sequence GTGAGCGACTCGGCGAAGAGGCTCATCCCGCTGCCACCGCCGAAGTGGCGGCTGCCCATCGCGCTCATAGCGGCCGCCGTGGTCGCGTTGGTCTGCGGCATCTTCGTTCACGCGAACGGCTACGTCTGGCTGGCGGCGACGCTGGTCGTGCTCGTCGTCGGAGCCGTCTGGCCGTGGGTCGCTCTCAAGACCGCGTCGGCGACGGTTACCTTTGCTGCGGAACGTGGGCGCGAAGGCGACACGGCCGACGCACGGCTGCACGTCCGAAGCCGACTGCCCTGGAAGTCGATCGGCTTCCGGCTCGATGGCGAGGCCGATCTCGCTCGCGAGGTCTCCGTCGGCACGAACGATGTTCGCTGGACGCCCTCGCGATTCGGCCCGGTCGGCGACCGACTGACGCTCACCTGCGATCGGCCGTTCGGCCTGTGGACGGCGCGACGATCGGTCGACGTCCCTCGGTCGATGCTCGTCTGGCCGCGCACGCACAAGGTCGGCCAGGTCCCTGACTGCGCCGGCCCGTCGGACGGCACCCACGGCGGACGCCGCGTCGGCATCGGTGGCGAGTTCTGCGGCGTGCGAGACTTCCGCGCCGGCGACCGGCTTCGCCTGGTTCATTGGGCCCAGACCGCACGCCAAGACCGACTCATGGTCCGCGAAACGCTCGCCGACGCGACGCCGAAGGTGCGCGTCGGGCTGTTGCTCGGGCAAGACAGTCACGTCGACTCTGCTGCGTTCGATCGTGCCGTCCGCGATGCGGCGTCCAAAGTCGAGGGCTGGACGCGTGCGGGCTCTGTTGTCGAGTTGGTGCTCGCCGAGCGGCGTATCGCCTGTCCTCCGAATGCCGTGCCGCGAATGGCGCTCGACGTGTTGGCGGCGTTGCGATACGACGATCTGCCCCAGGTTGCGGAACGTGTTTCGGTCGACGTCTTGGCATCCGCAACGAGCCGCGACCGTGAGGGAGCGGAGTCGGCGGAGCCGACATCAGTCGACGCACGAGACATCGCGTTCCGCGATTCCCCTTCTTCACGGTCGCGGCTCGTTGCGGAGTCAACCCTTGGATCGCGAGGTGCCCATGCCGCGTGA
- a CDS encoding transglutaminase domain-containing protein, which yields MPRDVLVWLALAVAVIAVGLADYVLASSVVLVVAAVLVRLGLTRFAKPVSATAWERIVAVVVVAGLGWRFVQGMPPTEWLVVEGMRNAALAMLAVPTSRKIGPIAMGLGLGLVLACSLLGEGAGVLAMAVLYAVLGAIWLSQRERESTATPWGAVAAVAIVAGTVGLFVHGSVRLDGLFAGLVNSSGGDGDGHELARSGIGDGPDQIAGPTGDAGFDQSDFFCETDGQCLYDAFVENYGQPTVTSRVDRTQWLRLTEDQIGEHREQDLRAGRSEDSPPRRFSLRRDRPSREASPEAVLWVEADRDQFPIRLPILAFDHYEPGEGHWHEEADEEVMRAMDHADEDGFFHPVDQPVGKVFGQEREVTIRTGTYDANILPLPNAMTMFRMGRVTKADVFASAAEPMLRINRTSVPPGSVFRVGYRPPVLDQLAAEPLAHGQADDTHHEIAASLAQQWAGHLPRGWQQIDAVVSRLRDHAVFEQSATLRAFEAAHDHVHACPVETFLHDTRRGDAHLFASSTVLMLRSLGYDARLAGGYYIAADDLDHATGQAAITRAHAHIWPQVRLELEAGYASSRVDHQQGMARGGQWIDLEPTPGFSVADGAPTFAQQATMTWSSLVAWAGREWPTLLIVGVAGAGIIVLRHRIADVVDVLVWRIRPTGDDRTFVIRTLGLLDRRARRRGSPRPVHQSHSSWLDSPDLSPVADWAMFSPTEAAPPSHGVDLFRRVGFKAHAR from the coding sequence ATGCCGCGTGACGTGCTTGTTTGGCTCGCACTCGCCGTCGCGGTCATCGCGGTCGGACTTGCCGACTACGTCCTGGCGTCGTCGGTCGTGCTGGTCGTTGCGGCGGTGCTCGTCCGACTCGGCCTGACGCGGTTCGCCAAGCCGGTTAGCGCGACGGCGTGGGAGCGCATCGTCGCGGTCGTCGTGGTCGCCGGTCTCGGCTGGCGATTCGTCCAGGGCATGCCGCCGACCGAGTGGCTTGTCGTCGAGGGCATGCGGAACGCAGCGCTCGCCATGCTCGCTGTGCCGACATCTCGGAAGATCGGGCCGATCGCGATGGGCCTTGGCCTCGGGCTCGTCTTGGCGTGCAGCCTGCTCGGCGAGGGTGCGGGCGTTCTGGCGATGGCCGTGCTGTACGCGGTGCTCGGGGCGATCTGGCTGTCGCAGCGCGAACGCGAGTCGACGGCGACGCCGTGGGGCGCGGTCGCGGCAGTGGCGATCGTCGCTGGGACGGTCGGCCTGTTCGTCCACGGCAGCGTCCGTCTCGACGGCCTGTTCGCCGGGCTCGTCAACAGCTCCGGCGGTGACGGCGACGGGCACGAGCTGGCGCGATCTGGCATCGGTGACGGGCCAGACCAGATCGCCGGACCGACGGGCGACGCCGGCTTCGACCAGTCCGACTTCTTCTGCGAAACCGACGGACAGTGCCTCTATGATGCGTTCGTCGAAAACTACGGCCAGCCAACGGTCACGTCGCGCGTCGATCGCACCCAATGGCTCCGCCTGACCGAAGACCAGATCGGCGAGCACCGCGAGCAGGACCTCCGTGCCGGACGCTCGGAAGACAGTCCGCCACGCCGGTTCTCGCTGCGACGGGATCGTCCTTCCCGCGAGGCTTCGCCCGAGGCCGTGCTGTGGGTCGAGGCGGATCGCGATCAGTTTCCGATCCGTCTGCCGATCCTCGCGTTCGACCACTACGAGCCGGGCGAAGGCCACTGGCACGAGGAGGCGGATGAGGAGGTCATGCGGGCGATGGACCACGCCGACGAGGACGGCTTCTTCCACCCCGTCGATCAGCCCGTCGGCAAGGTCTTCGGCCAAGAGCGTGAGGTGACGATTCGCACCGGCACGTACGACGCAAACATCCTGCCGCTGCCGAACGCGATGACCATGTTCCGCATGGGCCGGGTGACCAAGGCGGACGTGTTTGCCAGCGCCGCCGAGCCGATGCTGCGGATCAACCGGACCAGCGTCCCGCCCGGCAGCGTCTTCCGCGTCGGCTATCGACCACCCGTCCTCGATCAACTCGCAGCCGAGCCTCTGGCCCACGGCCAGGCCGACGACACGCATCACGAGATCGCCGCGTCGCTCGCACAGCAATGGGCCGGCCACTTGCCACGCGGCTGGCAGCAGATCGACGCCGTTGTCTCTCGACTTCGCGACCACGCGGTGTTTGAGCAATCAGCAACACTTCGAGCGTTTGAGGCAGCACACGATCACGTGCACGCCTGCCCGGTCGAGACCTTCCTGCACGACACGCGTCGTGGCGATGCGCACCTCTTCGCCTCGTCGACTGTCCTCATGCTCCGGAGCCTCGGCTACGACGCACGCCTCGCGGGCGGCTACTACATCGCGGCCGACGACCTCGACCATGCCACCGGGCAAGCCGCGATCACGCGTGCACATGCCCACATCTGGCCGCAGGTCAGGCTCGAGCTCGAAGCCGGCTACGCGAGCAGCCGCGTCGATCACCAGCAGGGCATGGCCCGCGGCGGACAGTGGATCGACCTCGAACCGACGCCAGGCTTCTCCGTCGCCGACGGTGCCCCGACGTTCGCTCAACAGGCAACGATGACGTGGTCGTCGCTCGTCGCCTGGGCCGGCCGCGAATGGCCGACGCTGCTGATCGTCGGCGTTGCCGGCGCGGGCATCATCGTGCTTCGGCATCGCATCGCCGATGTCGTCGACGTCCTCGTCTGGCGCATCCGGCCGACGGGCGATGACCGGACCTTCGTCATCCGAACCCTCGGCCTGCTCGATCGCCGCGCACGCCGACGCGGCAGCCCACGGCCGGTCCACCAGTCGCACTCCTCGTGGCTCGACTCGCCCGACTTGTCACCGGTTGCCGATTGGGCGATGTTCTCGCCGACCGAGGCCGCGCCGCCGTCGCACGGCGTCGACCTGTTTCGCCGAGTCGGGTTCAAAGCCCACGCCCGCTGA
- a CDS encoding AAA family ATPase: MTHPPPEPVQSVDTAARVTAVRDRLTSALLGKEDVVDHVLACLLARAHVLVEDVPGLGKTTLAKALASAVGGTFGRLQCTPDLLPGDVTGFSVFNQKNREFEFLPGPAFSDVLLVDEINRATPRTQSALLEAMAEGQVTADNVRRDLSPTFFVIATQNPVEHAGTYPLPEAQLDRFGMKLSVGYPSDDHAMAMLAGAVGGERSKLDQTPILHDDELLGLQQHVSSIACEEPVRRYLVRLATATRDHPRVTLGLSPRGLLVWQRLAQAKATLVGRDFVTVDDVQHVARPCLLVRLGVADGDAAPIVDDLLTSVAV, translated from the coding sequence ATGACGCATCCGCCACCCGAACCTGTCCAGTCCGTCGACACGGCTGCGCGCGTCACGGCGGTCCGCGATCGATTGACGAGCGCGTTGCTCGGCAAGGAAGACGTCGTCGATCACGTGCTCGCTTGCCTGCTCGCCCGGGCACACGTGCTGGTTGAAGACGTCCCCGGCCTTGGGAAGACGACGCTCGCCAAGGCTCTTGCCTCGGCCGTCGGCGGCACGTTCGGCAGGCTTCAGTGCACGCCCGACCTCTTGCCCGGCGACGTGACGGGCTTCAGCGTCTTCAACCAGAAGAACCGCGAGTTCGAGTTCCTGCCCGGGCCGGCGTTTTCGGACGTGCTGCTCGTCGACGAGATCAACCGCGCCACCCCGCGGACGCAGTCGGCCCTGCTTGAGGCGATGGCCGAGGGACAGGTGACGGCCGACAACGTTCGCCGCGATCTGTCGCCGACATTCTTTGTCATTGCGACGCAGAACCCCGTCGAACACGCCGGTACGTACCCGCTGCCCGAGGCGCAGCTTGACCGCTTCGGCATGAAGCTCAGTGTCGGCTATCCGTCCGACGACCACGCGATGGCGATGCTCGCTGGAGCCGTCGGTGGGGAACGATCGAAGCTCGATCAGACGCCAATCCTTCACGACGACGAACTGCTCGGCCTGCAGCAGCACGTCTCGTCCATCGCCTGTGAAGAGCCGGTACGACGCTACCTCGTTCGCCTCGCGACAGCGACGCGTGATCACCCGCGTGTGACGCTCGGATTGAGCCCGCGCGGGTTACTTGTCTGGCAGCGACTCGCCCAGGCGAAAGCAACGCTCGTCGGCCGCGACTTCGTCACCGTTGACGACGTCCAACACGTCGCCCGCCCGTGCCTGCTCGTGCGACTCGGCGTCGCCGACGGCGACGCGGCACCGATCGTCGACGACCTGCTGACAAGCGTCGCGGTCTGA
- the uvrB gene encoding excinuclease ABC subunit UvrB has translation MPEFASRFAAVGGVNEEGHHPLDAARESAEDAYVADNAFKVVSDFDPAGDQPQAIDQLAKGLVDGQKYQTLLGATGTGKTFTMANTIARVGKPALVISHNKTLAAQLYEEMKELFPHNAVGYFVSYYDYYQPEAYIPQRDIYIEKDAGRNDDLDRLRLAATSNLSTRNDVIIVASVSCIFGLGSPDIYKQSVASIRAGREMERDDLLKRLIELQYSRNDLDFKRGTFRARGDVVELFPSYEEFAYRIEFFGDEITDITSVDALTGEELGRHDQVFIYPAVHYVMPEEKMHSAVESIREELDQQVMHLRSEAKLLEAQRLLARTKYDLEQMVETGVCNGIENYSRHLDGRKPGDRPYTLLDYFPDDFVTIIDESHVTLPQLKAMYNGDRQRKVTLVDHGFRLPSVLDNRPLKYEEMQDLLGQIVYVSATPGPEELERTEGVVAEQVIRPTGLLDPVVEVHPARGQVPHLLAAVKERVERGDRVLVTCLTKRLAEDLSGYMAENDVRTRYLHSEIQTIERVEILNDLRKGEFDCLVGINLLREGLDLPEVSLVAILDADKAGFLRSETSLVQTIGRAARNADAKVILYADTTTPAMQAAMDETDRRRAKQVAYNEANGITPKTIKKALRQSIESEVKARKTVREAVKEKIEGDDLGREQLISLLEDEMLQAAQNLEFERAAQLRDKVNELKGAPSLVTQGGDGKMLPAKADDEPSKVWKPKTGRRRRGGRGG, from the coding sequence ATGCCGGAGTTCGCCAGTCGTTTCGCAGCCGTCGGCGGGGTGAACGAAGAAGGGCATCACCCGCTCGACGCCGCCCGCGAGTCGGCCGAGGACGCGTACGTCGCCGACAACGCGTTCAAGGTCGTCAGCGATTTCGACCCGGCGGGCGACCAGCCGCAGGCAATCGACCAGCTGGCTAAAGGGCTCGTCGACGGGCAGAAGTATCAGACGCTGCTGGGCGCAACCGGCACCGGCAAGACCTTCACGATGGCCAACACCATCGCCCGCGTCGGCAAGCCGGCCTTGGTCATCAGCCACAACAAGACCCTTGCCGCCCAGCTGTACGAGGAGATGAAGGAGCTCTTCCCGCACAACGCGGTCGGCTACTTCGTCAGCTACTACGACTACTACCAGCCCGAGGCCTACATCCCGCAGCGGGACATCTACATCGAAAAAGACGCAGGCCGAAACGACGACCTCGACCGGCTGCGTCTTGCCGCGACGAGCAACCTGTCGACGCGGAACGACGTCATCATCGTCGCAAGCGTCTCGTGCATTTTCGGCCTGGGCTCGCCGGACATCTACAAGCAGTCCGTCGCCAGCATCCGCGCCGGCCGCGAGATGGAGCGGGACGATCTGCTCAAGCGGCTCATCGAACTGCAGTACAGCCGGAACGATCTCGACTTCAAACGCGGCACCTTCCGCGCCCGCGGCGACGTCGTCGAGCTCTTCCCTTCGTACGAAGAGTTCGCGTATCGCATCGAGTTCTTCGGCGACGAGATCACTGACATCACCAGCGTCGACGCCCTCACCGGCGAGGAGCTGGGCCGGCACGATCAGGTCTTCATCTACCCGGCCGTCCACTACGTCATGCCGGAGGAGAAGATGCACTCGGCCGTCGAGAGCATTCGCGAAGAACTCGACCAGCAGGTCATGCACCTCCGCAGCGAAGCCAAGCTGCTCGAAGCGCAACGCCTCCTCGCACGCACGAAGTATGACCTCGAGCAGATGGTCGAGACCGGCGTCTGCAACGGCATCGAAAACTACAGCCGACACCTCGACGGCCGAAAGCCGGGCGATCGGCCCTACACACTGCTCGACTATTTCCCCGACGATTTCGTCACGATCATCGACGAAAGCCACGTGACATTGCCGCAGCTCAAGGCGATGTACAACGGCGATCGGCAACGCAAGGTCACCCTCGTCGATCACGGCTTCCGCCTGCCGTCGGTACTCGACAACCGGCCACTGAAGTACGAGGAGATGCAGGACCTCCTCGGGCAGATCGTCTACGTCTCGGCGACGCCCGGCCCGGAAGAGCTCGAACGGACCGAAGGCGTCGTCGCCGAGCAGGTCATTCGGCCGACGGGGCTGCTCGATCCCGTCGTGGAGGTCCATCCCGCGCGAGGCCAGGTGCCGCACCTGCTCGCGGCGGTCAAGGAGCGCGTCGAGCGAGGCGATCGCGTGCTCGTCACGTGTCTCACCAAACGCCTGGCAGAGGATCTGTCGGGTTACATGGCTGAGAACGACGTGCGGACGCGGTACCTGCACAGTGAGATCCAGACGATCGAGCGCGTCGAGATCCTCAACGACCTCCGCAAGGGCGAGTTCGACTGCCTCGTCGGCATCAACCTGCTGCGTGAAGGCCTCGACCTGCCTGAGGTGTCGCTCGTCGCGATCCTCGACGCGGACAAAGCGGGCTTTTTGCGGAGTGAGACGTCGCTCGTCCAGACCATCGGCCGGGCTGCCCGGAACGCGGACGCGAAGGTGATTCTCTACGCCGACACGACGACGCCGGCGATGCAGGCGGCGATGGACGAGACGGACCGCCGCCGTGCGAAGCAGGTCGCGTACAACGAGGCCAACGGCATCACGCCCAAGACGATCAAGAAGGCCCTGCGGCAGTCGATCGAGAGCGAGGTCAAGGCCCGCAAGACGGTTCGCGAAGCCGTCAAGGAAAAGATCGAAGGCGACGACCTCGGCCGGGAACAGCTCATCAGCTTGCTCGAAGACGAAATGCTTCAGGCCGCGCAAAACCTCGAGTTCGAGCGGGCTGCACAGCTGCGCGACAAGGTGAACGAGCTGAAGGGTGCACCATCGCTCGTCACGCAAGGCGGAGACGGCAAGATGCTGCCGGCCAAGGCGGACGACGAGCCGTCGAAGGTTTGGAAGCCCAAGACCGGCCGCCGTCGTCGAGGCGGGCGCGGCGGTTGA